The Impatiens glandulifera chromosome 3, dImpGla2.1, whole genome shotgun sequence genome contains a region encoding:
- the LOC124929523 gene encoding protein S-acyltransferase 21-like, giving the protein MARRHGWELPAHTFQVVAITVFFLLSVAFYAFFAPFLGKNIYEYIAVGVYSFLALSVFVLYIRCTGIDPADPGILIEPDKTPPYILPNDTVVPGNGSSVEEADKIERRNRERTYMHEPGCCAKVGGFLCGCVVIGDCRNDEEFMRQHSGEEDALYCTLCSAEVRKFSKHCRSCDKCVDGFDHHCRWLNNCVGRKNYFSFVCLMALSLVWLSFECGVGVAVLVRCFSDAKATERQIRDRLGDGFSRPPFATVVALCTFVSFLATVPLGELFFFHIILIRKGITTYEYVVAMRTQSEPPGQSVDDDGGEQLSLPSSPTCSVVTATSGRSSLGVGLQYKGAWCTPPRIFTDHQDEIVPQLEPGRLPSTVDPDTVQQPDKGRKAPQQRPVRISAWKLAKLDSKEAIKAGANARASSSVLRPVNNNNNPRNQSYDSDQLSSTNVSVRSSPVIIERNSRPGPSRAFSSKTSYPPSRASREDLESCAHSLSNMSSPHLNRNNRDHFNFNPVYQPSANQSPWSGRASDGIDTDVVDSLTRIPSRRNITTNNNNSNSKSSVFWDQESGRFVSSAAAAAAAATPSSNGSGTELLYSGQSIFFGGPLVNEQSNGSRGRSVSGNSVSGAAVGRGPSSSSSYYYQQGRLQRGGQLPVFVPSDSFQTQSTTKSP; this is encoded by the exons ATGGCTCGGCGACATGGCTGGGAACTTCCTGCTCATACCTTTCAG GTTGTTGCCATAACAGTATTCTTCTTGCTGTCTGTTGCATTTTATGCATTCTTTGCCCCATTTCTTGGGAAGAACATCTATGAGTATATTGCTGTTGGTGTCTATTCCTTCCTG GCACTCTCTGTATTTGTACTTTACATAAGATGCACAGGCATTGACCCTGCTGATCCTGGAATCCTAATCGAACCTGACAAGACACCTCCTTACATATTACCGAATGATACAGTTGTACCTG GAAATGGATCCTCTGTTGAAGAAGCTGACAAGATTGAGCGCAGAAATAGAGAAAGGACTTATATGCATGAACCGGGTTGTTGTGCAAAAGTTGGAGGGTTTTTATGCGGTTGTGTTGTTATTGGTGATTGCCGCAATGATGAGGAATTTATGAGGCAGCATTCTGGTGAAGAAGATGCTTTGTACTGCACATTGTGCAGTGCCGAG GTTCGCAAGTTCAGCAAACACTGCAGAAGCTGTGATAAGTGTGTTGACGGATTTGATCATCATTGCAgg TGGTTAAATAACTGTGTAGGAAGGAAGAACTATTTTTCATTTGTCTGCCTAATGGCTTTGAGCCTAGTTTGG CTTTCTTTTGAATGCGGTGTTGGGGTTGCGGTGCTTGTTAGATGCTTTTCAGATGCAAAGGCAACAGAAAGGCAGATAAGAGATAGGCTTGGAGATGGATTTTCTAGACCCCCTTTTGCAACTGTTGTG GCTCTGTGTACATTTGTCTCTTTTCTGGCCACAGTGCCTCTGGGGGAACTTTTCTTTTTCCACATTATTCTGATTAGAAAG GGCATCACCACTTATGAGTATGTTGTTGCTATGAGAACACAAAGTGAGCCACCTGGACAGTCTGTTGATGATGATGGAGGCGAGCAACTCAGTTTACCATCTTCTCCTACATGTTCGGTCGTAACTGCTACTAGTGGAAGAAGCTCTCTCGGAGTTGGGCTACAGTATAAAGGTGCTTGGTGTACCCCTCCAAGAATATTTACGGATCACCAG GATGAAATAGTTCCCCAGTTGGAGCCAGGACGACTACCATCCACAGTGGATCCAGATACAGTTCAACAACCAGATAAAGGCAGGAAAGCACCTCAACAACGTCCAGTCCGAATAAGTGCATGGAAGCTCGCGAAGCTGGATTCAAAAGAAGCGATCAAAGCGGGTGCGAACGCAAGAGCTTCGTCATCAGTTCTCCGTccagttaataataataataatccccGAAACCAATCTTACGACAGCGATCAGTTATCCAGCACCAATGTGAGTGTAAGAAGCAGTCCCGTTATTATTGAGCGAAACTCTAGACCTGGACCATCGCGTGCCTTCTCGTCGAAAACCTCGTACCCTCCAAGCCGTGCCAGCCGAGAAGATCTCGAATCTTGTGCACACAGCCTGAGCAATATGAGCAGTCCCCATCTAAACCGAAACAATAGAGATCATTTCAATTTCAACCCAGTTTATCAGCCTTCGGCTAATCAGTCTCCTTGGTCGGGTAGGGCAAGCGACGGGATCGATACAGATGTTGTCGATAGTCTTACTCGAATACCCTCAAGAAGAAACATCAccaccaacaacaacaatagCAATTCAAAGTCATCTGTTTTCTGGGATCAAGAATCGGGTCGGTTTGTGTCTTCGgccgctgctgctgctgctgctgctactCCATCTTCAAATGGTTCAGGGACTGAGCTTTTGTATAGCGGTCAGTCGATATTCTTTGGCGGACCACTTGTGAACGAACAATCGAACGGCAGCAGGGGTAGAAGCGTTTCTGGGAATTCGGTTTCGGGTGCTGCGGTTGGGAGAGGTCCTAGTTCTAGTTCTAGTTATTATTACCAGCAGGGTAGATTGCAGAGGGGAGGCCAACTGCCTGTGTTTGTTCCCAGTGATTCCTTCCAAACACAGTCTACTACTAAATCTCCTTGA
- the LOC124929524 gene encoding MLO-like protein 9: MTGGGEAGARQLDQTPTWAVSLVCGVIVIISIGLEKVLHHVGEWFEERKKKAMLEALEKIKSELMVLGFISLLLTFGQNFISSICIPEKSADTMLPCPVRTRGAPQFGTEHASPDLKDEPEAEPATHHRRLLFSQHRLLSGGEDHSKGCKLGFVPLISEGGLHQLHIFIFFLAVFHVIYSAITMTLGRLKIRLWKEWERETEQQTEVNDPTKFRLTHETSFVKGHTNFMTQTPFLFYVDCFVRQFFRSVRKADYLSMRQGFISVHLAPGSKFDFQKYIKRSLEDDFKVVVGISPLLWASAVLFLFVNVDGWEGMFWLSMMPLIVTLSVGTKLQSIIAQMAIEIQEKHAVVQGIPLVQVSDRHFWFSKPKLVLTLIHLTLFQNAFEITYFFWIWYEFGLRSCFHKNFTLTITRVVLGVAVQFLCSYITLPLYALVTQMGSTMKRSIFDEQTSKALMNWHKNAMMKKNQVKPATGNTTATRTLGGSPGDSPPEGSPRLRTTSGQGHESASGRQSASEFENIDISDKEEVGHGQRDLLTGS; encoded by the exons ATGACGGGAGGAGGAGAAGCAGGTGCGAGACAGCTTGATCAAACGCCAACCTGGGCAGTTTCTCTGGTTTGCGGTGTAATAGTTATTATATCGATAGGTCTAGAGAAAGTTCTTCATCATGTTGGGGAG TGgtttgaagaaagaaaaaagaaagctATGCTGGAAGCACTGGAGAAGATTAAATCTG AGCTGATGGTTCTAGGGTTCATTTCCCTTCTGCTGACATTTGGGCAAAACTTCATTTCTAGCATCTGTATTCCTGAAAAATCTGCAGATACAATGTTGCCATGCCCAGTTCGAACACGAGGTGCCCCCCAATTCGGAACTGAGCACGCCTCTCCCGATTTAAAGGATGAACCGGAAGCAGAGCCTGCGACTCACCACAGAAGGCTATTGTTCTCTCAGCATAGACTTTTATCTGGTGGAGAAGACCATTCAAAAGGATGTAAGCTG GGATTTGTGCCTCTCATATCTGAGGGTGGGCTACATCAACTGCAtatcttcatattcttcttggCTGTCTTTCATGTCATATATAGTGCTATAACAATGACTCTTGGAAGATTGAAG ATACGCTTGTGGAAGGAATGGGAACGAGAAACTGAACAGCAGACTGAAGTGAATG ATCCTACAAAATTCCGGCTTACTCATGAGACATCATTTGTCAAGGGACACACAAACTTCATGACCCAGACACCTTTCCTCTTTTATGTT GACTGTTTCGTTCGTCAATTCTTTAGATCAGTTCGTAAAGCTGACTACCTGTCCATGCGACAAGGATTTATCTCT GTTCATTTAGCACCTGGAAGTAAGTTTGACttccaaaaatatattaaaagatcCTTAGAAGATGATTTCAAAGTAGTTGTCGGAATCAG TCCACTGTTATGGGCTTCTGCAGTATTATTTCTCTTTGTCAATGTAGATG GATGGGAGGGTATGTTTTGGTTGTCCATGATGCCTCTAATT GTTACCTTATCTGTTGGAACAAAGCTACAATCAATCATAGCTCAGATGGCCATAGAAATACAAGAAAAACATGCTGTCGTTCAGGGCATACCACTTGTGCAAGTATCAGATAGACACTTTTGGTTTAGTAAACCAAAATTAGTTCTCACTCTCATACATCTTACCCTCTTTCAG AATGCATTCGAGATAACTTACTTCTTCTGGATTTGG TATGAATTTGGGCTGCGGTCTTGTTTCCACAAGAACTTTACCCTGACCATAACCAGAGTGGTTCTTGG GGTAGCAGTTCAATTCTTGTGCAGTTACATAACACTTCCACTATATGCACTAGTAACTCag ATGGGATCGACGATGAAGAGGTCGATCTTCGACGAACAAACATCCAAGGCACTAATGAATTGGCACAAAAACgcgatgatgaagaagaatcaagTAAAACCAGCTACTGGAAACACAACTGCCACCCGCACTTTAGGTGGAAGCCCGGGTGACTCACCACCAGAGGGGTCTCCAAGATTGAGGACTACATCGGGTCAGGGTCATGAGAGTGCAAGTGGTCGACAGAGTGCAagtgaatttgaaaacatagaTATTAGTGATAAGGAGGAGGTTGGGCATGGACAACGTGACCTACTAACAGGCTCTTGA